A genomic window from Streptomyces mirabilis includes:
- a CDS encoding NAD(P)/FAD-dependent oxidoreductase gives MDSPTPVNARISIIGAGPGGLTCARILQQHGIPVTVYDRDPEVNSRNQGGSLDLHEEDGQLALREAGLLEEFFALARLESQEMRRMDPAGRILAHHLPDAGETVSPEIDRGQLRDLLLGSLAAGTVQWGRTLASVSGPADGPRTLTFADGTAVEADLVIGADGAFSRVRTAVSPATPRYTGVSFLEAWFDDMETTHPELSELVGKGSAHVADGERGLFAQRNSGSHMRVYIMRRVPADWITTNGLHPEDCEGIRAHLLSEYAAWSPQTLRMITDNDGPYVDRPLFALPVPHTWEHSPSVTLLGDAAHLMPPLGVGVNLAMLDASELALALVHSATIDDAVHSYEKSMLPRSTDIAEMLEGGAEHLLSVPDPDEIARFGPSRP, from the coding sequence GTGGACTCTCCGACGCCCGTGAACGCGCGGATCAGCATCATCGGTGCCGGCCCGGGAGGCTTGACGTGCGCGCGCATCCTGCAGCAGCACGGCATCCCGGTGACGGTGTACGACCGCGATCCAGAGGTGAACTCCCGCAACCAGGGAGGCTCACTCGACCTGCACGAGGAAGACGGCCAGCTGGCGCTCCGTGAAGCGGGCCTGCTGGAGGAGTTCTTCGCGCTCGCCAGGCTCGAGAGCCAGGAAATGCGCCGCATGGACCCCGCGGGGCGCATCCTCGCCCACCATCTGCCGGACGCGGGCGAAACGGTCAGCCCCGAGATCGACCGCGGACAGCTTCGCGATCTCCTGCTGGGCTCGCTCGCTGCCGGGACGGTTCAGTGGGGACGCACGCTCGCATCAGTGAGCGGACCGGCCGACGGGCCGCGAACGCTGACATTCGCCGACGGGACGGCCGTTGAAGCGGATCTCGTGATCGGTGCGGACGGCGCCTTCTCGCGCGTCCGCACGGCCGTGTCGCCCGCGACACCGCGCTACACCGGGGTCAGCTTCCTCGAGGCATGGTTCGACGACATGGAGACCACGCACCCCGAGCTTTCCGAACTGGTCGGGAAGGGCAGTGCCCACGTCGCCGACGGCGAGCGCGGCCTCTTCGCACAGCGCAACAGCGGCAGCCACATGCGCGTCTACATCATGCGGCGCGTCCCTGCGGACTGGATCACGACGAACGGGCTTCACCCCGAGGACTGCGAGGGCATCCGCGCGCACCTGTTGAGCGAGTACGCGGCCTGGTCACCCCAGACACTCCGGATGATCACCGACAACGACGGCCCCTACGTCGACCGTCCGCTCTTCGCCCTGCCGGTGCCGCACACATGGGAGCACTCGCCCAGCGTGACACTCCTGGGAGACGCCGCACACCTCATGCCACCCCTCGGCGTCGGCGTCAACCTCGCCATGCTCGACGCCAGCGAACTCGCGCTCGCACTCGTCCACTCCGCCACCATCGACGACGCTGTACACAGCTACGAGAAGTCGATGCTCCCGCGCTCGACCGACATAGCCGAGATGCTCGAAGGCGGCGCTGAGCACCTTCTGTCCGTGCCCGACCCCGACGAGATCGCGCGGTTCGGTCCGTCCCGGCCCTGA
- a CDS encoding acyl-CoA dehydrogenase family protein: MSGTTTLPTRSGPYLDKGLLPADFYAYEDLLSDVEREKLESVREFLRKHVAPIVDDHWARAEFPFQLIGGFGGLGLMDWADPDSPESKPSNLLAGFIALELAHVDASVATFAGVHTGLAMGTILTCGSDEQKRRWLPAMSRFEKIGAFGLTEPHGGSDVAGGLQTTARRDGDAWILDGAKRWIGNATFADLVVVWARDVETRHVLGFVVEKDTPGFTATKIENKMALRIVQNADIVLDGCRVPEANRLQNANSFKDTAKILRQTRSGVAWQAVGVMFAAYEIALQYAKEREQFGRPIGGFQLVQDLLVKMLGNATASCGMMTRLAQLQDAGVFRDEQSALAKAYCTVRMRETVGWARELLAGNGILLDYKVGRFVADAEAIYSYEGTREIQTLIVGRAVTDGLSAFVR, encoded by the coding sequence ATGAGCGGCACAACGACCTTGCCGACACGGTCCGGTCCCTACCTGGACAAGGGGCTGCTGCCCGCCGACTTCTACGCCTACGAGGACCTGCTGTCGGACGTGGAGCGGGAGAAGCTCGAGTCCGTCCGCGAGTTCCTCCGCAAGCACGTCGCACCGATCGTCGACGACCACTGGGCCCGCGCCGAGTTCCCCTTCCAGCTGATCGGGGGCTTCGGGGGGCTCGGTCTGATGGACTGGGCCGACCCGGACTCGCCGGAGTCCAAGCCGAGCAACCTCCTCGCGGGCTTCATCGCGCTGGAGTTGGCGCATGTCGACGCGTCCGTGGCCACGTTCGCGGGCGTGCACACGGGTCTGGCCATGGGCACCATCCTCACCTGCGGCTCCGACGAGCAGAAGCGTCGGTGGCTGCCGGCGATGAGCCGCTTCGAGAAGATCGGCGCCTTCGGGCTGACCGAGCCGCACGGCGGATCCGACGTGGCCGGCGGCCTGCAGACGACCGCGCGCCGTGACGGCGACGCATGGATCCTCGACGGCGCGAAGCGGTGGATCGGAAACGCGACGTTCGCCGACCTGGTGGTCGTCTGGGCCCGCGATGTCGAGACCCGTCATGTGCTGGGCTTCGTCGTGGAGAAGGACACCCCCGGATTCACGGCGACGAAGATCGAGAACAAGATGGCGCTGCGGATCGTGCAGAACGCCGACATCGTGCTCGACGGCTGCCGTGTTCCGGAGGCCAACCGGCTGCAGAACGCGAACTCGTTCAAGGACACCGCCAAGATCCTGCGCCAGACGCGCAGCGGGGTTGCCTGGCAGGCGGTGGGAGTGATGTTCGCCGCCTATGAGATCGCCCTGCAGTACGCGAAGGAGCGCGAGCAGTTCGGGCGCCCGATCGGGGGCTTCCAGCTCGTGCAGGACCTGCTCGTGAAGATGCTCGGCAACGCCACGGCCTCGTGCGGGATGATGACGCGCCTGGCCCAGTTGCAGGACGCCGGGGTATTCCGGGATGAACAGTCCGCCCTGGCCAAGGCCTACTGCACCGTGCGGATGCGTGAGACCGTGGGGTGGGCGCGGGAACTGCTGGCAGGCAACGGCATCCTCCTCGACTACAAAGTAGGCCGCTTCGTCGCCGACGCAGAAGCCATCTACTCCTACGAGGGCACGCGGGAGATCCAGACCCTCATCGTCGGACGCGCCGTCACCGACGGCCTGAGCGCCTTCGTGAGGTGA
- a CDS encoding CoA transferase yields the protein MIAESVFTGLKVLDASTFIAGPAAATVLSDFGADVIKIEPPGKGDPQRGLSSVPPSPRAQANYSWHLANRNKRGMVIDLKTPAATKVLKRLVEWADVVITNFPHGTREKLHLDYDEVAGWNPRVVYADITGFGDTGPDAGQPGFDLTAYWARSGLLASTRDAGAPPTVPVWGSGDYMSAIGIYAAIVTALYRRERTGQGASVGTSLLAEGVWATGTLVAGALADGTPFELHDRKAPANPLINPYRTADGEWFMLVTSTPHWPGLTRAIGHPELLEDPRFADIEGFVKNSTALTELLDAEFRSRPFAHWKDALARERVTYSLIQTPEETARDPQLRANDIVVPLEGVSGLEYTINSPVNLRGVAKVPAKRAPDLGEHNDEVLSELGFGPAEIAELRAEGAIPGPAEAERAR from the coding sequence ATGATCGCCGAATCCGTCTTCACCGGCCTGAAGGTACTCGACGCGTCGACCTTCATCGCGGGACCGGCCGCGGCCACTGTGCTCTCCGACTTCGGGGCGGACGTCATCAAGATCGAGCCACCGGGAAAGGGCGACCCCCAGCGGGGGCTGAGCTCCGTGCCGCCCAGCCCCCGGGCACAGGCCAACTACAGCTGGCACCTCGCCAACCGCAACAAGCGCGGCATGGTCATCGACCTGAAGACACCGGCGGCCACCAAGGTCCTCAAACGCCTCGTCGAGTGGGCTGACGTGGTGATCACCAACTTCCCGCACGGCACCCGCGAAAAGCTGCACCTCGACTACGACGAGGTCGCGGGCTGGAACCCGCGGGTCGTCTACGCCGACATCACGGGCTTCGGGGACACCGGTCCCGACGCCGGGCAGCCGGGCTTCGACCTGACCGCCTACTGGGCGCGCAGCGGGCTGCTGGCCTCCACCCGGGACGCGGGGGCCCCGCCGACGGTCCCGGTCTGGGGCAGCGGCGACTACATGTCGGCGATCGGGATCTACGCGGCGATCGTGACCGCCCTCTACCGCCGCGAGCGGACGGGACAAGGGGCCAGCGTCGGGACGTCACTGCTCGCCGAGGGCGTCTGGGCCACGGGAACGCTCGTGGCCGGCGCGCTCGCCGACGGCACGCCGTTCGAGTTGCACGACCGGAAGGCACCCGCGAACCCACTGATCAATCCCTACCGGACCGCCGACGGCGAATGGTTCATGCTCGTCACCTCAACCCCGCACTGGCCGGGACTGACCCGGGCCATCGGGCACCCCGAACTGCTCGAGGATCCCCGTTTCGCGGACATCGAGGGCTTCGTCAAGAACTCCACCGCGCTGACCGAGCTGCTCGACGCCGAGTTCCGTTCGCGGCCCTTCGCCCACTGGAAGGACGCCCTGGCCCGGGAACGCGTCACCTACAGCCTCATTCAGACACCCGAGGAGACCGCGCGGGATCCGCAACTGCGCGCGAACGACATCGTCGTACCGCTGGAAGGAGTCAGCGGGCTGGAGTACACCATCAACAGCCCGGTCAACCTGCGAGGCGTCGCGAAGGTCCCGGCGAAGCGGGCACCGGACCTGGGCGAGCACAACGACGAGGTCCTCTCCGAGCTGGGATTCGGCCCCGCAGAGATCGCAGAGCTGCGCGCCGAGGGAGCGATTCCCGGCCCGGCGGAAGCGGAGAGGGCGCGATGA
- a CDS encoding 3-hydroxyacyl-CoA dehydrogenase NAD-binding domain-containing protein, which yields MNAHKPVHRGAIVGTGTIGASWATHYLVRGFAVTATDPGPTAEAALRSYGEAAWDTAASIGLAPEASPDRLSFTTDMRHAVADADFVQENAPERPELKVKLFADIDDATPRDAIIASSSSGITMSVIQAECRRPERTVIGHPFNPPHVVPLVEVVGGTKTAPETIRDVMSFYAAIGKRPIHLKKELPGHVANRIQAALYREVVYLVQEGVLDVADSDDAVVWGPGLRWGVMGPHLLWHLGGGEGGIQHFMDTLMPRMVASWQDLGTPEFTPELKEKIVGGVLEEAHGDSVDELAARRDAMLSALLSVRAEHDPLGPRSAATGRPEKGES from the coding sequence ATGAATGCACACAAGCCCGTCCACCGCGGAGCGATCGTCGGTACCGGCACGATCGGTGCGAGTTGGGCGACGCACTATCTCGTCCGGGGCTTCGCCGTGACGGCGACGGACCCCGGCCCGACCGCGGAGGCGGCCCTGCGGTCGTATGGGGAGGCGGCATGGGACACGGCTGCTTCGATCGGGCTCGCGCCCGAGGCGTCGCCCGATCGCCTGAGCTTCACCACGGACATGCGTCACGCCGTCGCGGACGCCGACTTCGTACAGGAGAACGCGCCGGAGCGTCCGGAACTCAAGGTCAAGCTGTTCGCCGACATCGACGACGCCACGCCGCGGGACGCGATCATCGCGTCGAGTTCCTCGGGCATCACGATGAGCGTCATCCAGGCCGAATGCCGGCGTCCGGAGCGGACCGTCATCGGTCATCCCTTCAATCCGCCGCACGTCGTCCCGCTGGTCGAGGTCGTGGGCGGGACGAAGACCGCCCCGGAGACGATCCGGGACGTCATGTCGTTCTACGCCGCGATCGGCAAGAGACCGATTCACCTCAAGAAGGAGCTTCCCGGGCACGTCGCCAACCGTATCCAGGCCGCGCTGTACCGAGAGGTCGTGTACCTGGTCCAAGAGGGAGTGCTCGACGTGGCGGACTCCGACGACGCGGTGGTCTGGGGGCCGGGGCTCAGATGGGGCGTCATGGGTCCCCATCTGCTGTGGCACCTCGGCGGAGGAGAGGGTGGCATTCAGCACTTCATGGACACTCTTATGCCGCGGATGGTGGCGTCCTGGCAGGACCTGGGCACCCCCGAGTTCACGCCCGAGCTCAAGGAGAAGATCGTGGGCGGCGTCCTGGAGGAGGCGCACGGCGACTCGGTCGATGAGCTGGCCGCCCGACGCGACGCGATGCTGTCCGCCCTGCTGTCCGTGCGGGCCGAGCACGACCCGCTCGGCCCGCGGAGCGCCGCAACCGGTCGCCCGGAGAAGGGGGAATCGTGA
- a CDS encoding 3-hydroxyacyl-CoA dehydrogenase, producing the protein MTRPQERLFVLEASSGGRLFSVNPDGSDKKVIVTGCRIPDGIAVDVRAGHIYWTNMGRPPENDGSIERVDLDGDNRTTIVPSGGTHTPKQLHLEAAGRKLYWGDREGMRVMRCDLDGHNVETLVQTGQGEDDRRDETNWCVGVAVDPVGGHLYWTQKGPSDAGLGNILRAGIELPAGESAAERGDIEVLFDGLPEPIDLELDLTRRLLYWTDRGDPPRGNSVNRSPVDAPEGQRTPEILLTHLMEGIGLALDPEDGRMYVTDLAGNVYAADLDGSNQSEILILQGNLTGIARAVLPTGTNG; encoded by the coding sequence GTGACGCGGCCCCAGGAAAGACTGTTCGTGCTCGAGGCCAGCAGCGGCGGTCGCCTGTTCTCCGTGAACCCCGACGGCTCCGACAAGAAGGTCATCGTCACCGGGTGCAGGATTCCCGACGGGATCGCCGTCGATGTCCGGGCCGGGCACATCTACTGGACGAACATGGGCCGTCCGCCGGAGAACGACGGCTCGATCGAACGCGTGGACCTGGACGGAGACAACCGGACGACGATCGTCCCGAGCGGTGGCACGCATACGCCGAAGCAACTCCACCTCGAGGCCGCCGGCCGGAAGCTGTACTGGGGTGATCGCGAAGGCATGCGCGTCATGCGCTGCGACCTCGACGGGCACAACGTGGAGACCCTCGTACAGACGGGGCAGGGAGAGGACGACCGGCGCGACGAGACCAACTGGTGCGTGGGAGTCGCCGTCGACCCGGTCGGCGGACACCTCTACTGGACACAGAAGGGCCCGAGCGACGCGGGACTCGGGAACATCCTGCGCGCCGGAATCGAGCTGCCCGCTGGGGAAAGTGCGGCCGAACGCGGCGACATCGAGGTGTTGTTCGACGGCCTGCCCGAGCCGATCGACCTGGAGCTCGACCTCACGCGGCGCTTGCTGTACTGGACGGATCGCGGCGACCCGCCGCGGGGCAACAGTGTGAACCGCTCGCCGGTGGACGCGCCGGAAGGGCAGCGGACCCCCGAGATCCTGCTGACCCACCTCATGGAAGGCATCGGTCTCGCCCTCGATCCGGAGGACGGCCGCATGTACGTGACCGACCTCGCCGGGAACGTCTACGCGGCGGACCTCGACGGATCGAACCA